Proteins found in one Macaca nemestrina isolate mMacNem1 chromosome 4, mMacNem.hap1, whole genome shotgun sequence genomic segment:
- the LOC105471167 gene encoding LOW QUALITY PROTEIN: olfactory receptor 2F2 (The sequence of the model RefSeq protein was modified relative to this genomic sequence to represent the inferred CDS: substituted 1 base at 1 genomic stop codon), protein MEIDNQTWVREFILLGLSSDWCTQVSLFSLFLVTYLMTVLGNCLIVLLIRLDSRLHTPMYFFLTNLSLVDVSYATSIVPQLLAHFLAEHKSIPFPSCAAQLFFSLALGGIEFVLLAVMAYDRYVAVCDPLRYSAIMHGALCARLAITSWVSGFINSLVQTAITFQLPMCTNKFIDHLSCELLAVVRLACVDTSSNEATIMVSSIVLLMTPFSLVLLSYIQIISTILKIQSREGRKKAFHTCASHLTVVSLCYGTTIFTYIXPRSGPSVLQEKLISVFYAIVMPLLNPMIYSLRNKEVKGAWHKLLEKFSGITSKLAT, encoded by the coding sequence atggaaatagaTAACCAGACGTGGGTGAGAGAATTTATTCTTCTTGGCTTATCCAGTGACTGGTGCACTCAGGTCTCCCTGTTTTCCCTGTTCTTGGTCACATACCTCATGACAGTGCTGGGGAACTGTCTCATTGTCCTTCTGATCAGACTGGACAGCCGACTCCACACTCCCATGTATTTCTTTCTCACCAACCTCTCGCTTGTCGATGTCTCCTATGCCACAAGTATAGTCCCTCAGCTGCTGGCACATTTTCTTGCAGAACATAAATCCATCCCATTCCCGAGCTGTGCAGCCCAGTTatttttctccctggctttgggTGGGATTGAGTTTGTTCTCCTGGCTGTGATGGCCTATGACCGCTATGTGGCTGTGTGTGACCCCCTGCGATACTCGGCCATCATGCATGGAGCACTGTGTGCTAGGTTGGCCATCACATCCTGGGTCAGTGGCTTCATCAACTCTCTTGTGCAGACTGCTATCACCTTTCAGCTGCCCATGTGCACTAACAAGTTTATTGATCATCTATCCTGTGAACTCCTAGCTGTGGTCAGACTGGCTTGTGTGGACACCTCCTCCAATGAGGCCACCATCATGGTGTCTAGCATTGTTCTTCTGATGACACCCTTCTCCCTGGTTCTTTTGTCCTACATCCAGATCATCTCCACCATCCTAAAGATCCAGtccagagaaggaagaaagaaagcctTTCACACGTGTGCCTCTCATCTTACAGTGGTTTCCCTGTGCTATGGCACAACCATTTTCACTTACATCTAGCCCCGCTCTGGTCCCTCAGTCCTTCAAGAAAAGCTGATCTCTGTCTTCTATGCCATTGTTATGCCTCTGCTGAACCCTATGATTTATAGTCTAAGGAATAAAGAGGTGAAGGGGGCCTGGCATAAACTATTAGAGAAATTCTCTGGGATAACATCAAAGCTGGCAACTTGA
- the LOC105471166 gene encoding olfactory receptor 2F1: MGTDNQTWVSDFILLGLSSDWDAQVSLFVLFLVMYMVTMLGNCLIVLLIRLDNRLHTPMYFFLTNLSLVDVSYATSIVPQLLAHFLAEHKSIPFQSCAAQLCFSLALGGIEFVLLAVMAYDRYVAVCDPLRYSAIMHGALCARLAITSWVSGFINSLVQTAITFHLPMCTNKFIDHISCELLAVIRLACVDTSSNEAAIMVSSIVFLMTPFCLVLLSYIWIISTIVKIQSTEGRKKAFHTCASHLTVVALCYGLAIFTYIQPHSSLSVLQEKLFSLFYAILTPMLNPMIYSLRNKEVKGAWQKLLWKFSGLASKLAT; the protein is encoded by the coding sequence ATGGGAACAGATAACCAGACTTGGGTGAGTGACTTTATTCTCCTCGGCCTGTCCAGTGACTGGGACGCTCAGGTCTCCCTCTTTGTCCTGTTCTTGGTCATGTACATGGTGACCATGCTGGGGAACTGTCTCATTGTCCTTCTGATCAGACTGGACAACCGACTCCACACTCCCATGTATTTCTTTCTTACCAACCTCTCCCTTGTCGATGTCTCCTATGCCACAAGCATCGTCCCTCAGCTGTTGGCACATTTTCTTGCAGAACATAAATCCATCCCATTCCAGAGCTGTGCAGCCCAGTTATGTTTCTCCTTGGCTTTAGGTGGGATTGAGTTTGTTCTCCTGGCAGTGATGGCCTATGACCGCTATGTGGCTGTGTGTGACCCCCTGCGATACTCGGCCATCATGCATGGAGCACTGTGTGCTAGGTTGGCCATCACATCCTGGGTCAGTGGCTTCATCAACTCTCTTGTGCAGACTGCTATCACCTTTCATCTGCCCATGTGCACTAACAAGTTTATTGATCATATATCCTGTGAACTCCTAGCTGTGATCAGGCTGGCTTGTGTGGACACTTCTTCCAATGAGGCCGCCATCATGGTGTCTAGCATTGTTTTTCTGATGACACCCTTCTGCCTGGTTCTTTTGTCCTACATCTGGATCATCTCCACCATTGTAAAGATCCAGTCtacagagggaagaaagaaagccTTCCACACGTGTGCCTCTCACCTCACGGTGGTTGCCCTGTGCTATGgcctggccattttcacttacaTCCAGCCCCACTCCAGTCTCTCTGTCCTTCAGGAGAAgttgttctctctcttttatgCCATTTTGACACCAATGCTGAACCCCATGATTTACAGCCTAAGGAATAAAGAGGTGAAGGGGGCCTGGCAGAAACTATTATGGAAATTCTCTGGGTTAGCATCAAAGTTGGCAACTTGA